Proteins co-encoded in one Flavobacterium sp. M31R6 genomic window:
- a CDS encoding YifB family Mg chelatase-like AAA ATPase, whose product MLIKVYGSAVFGVEATTITVEVNIDKGVGYHLVGLPDNAIKESSYRIAAALKNNGYNLPVKKITINMAPADLRKEGSAYDLTLAIGILAASGQIKSDEVDKYLIMGELSLDGSLQPIKGGLPIAIKAKEEGFKGFFLPKQNVKEAAIVAGLDVYGVENVLEVIDFFEGKGTLEPTVINTRDEFYKTLDFPEFDFSEVRGQESIKRCMEIAAAGGHNIILIGPPGSGKTMIAKRLPSILPPMTLKEALETTKIHSVAGKVKDVGLMNQRPFRSPHHTASSVALVGGGSYPQPGEISLAHNGVLFLDELPEFKREVLEVMRQPLEDREVTISRAKFTITYPSSFMLVASMNPSPSGFFNDPDSPNTSSPHEMTRYLSKISGPLLDRIDIHIEVTPVPFDKLTEKRNGESSVEIRKRVTAAREIQSKRFEEMDYIHYNAQMGSKQIREHCALDDASLQLLKTAMERLNLSARAFDRILKVSRTIADLEGAEVVGSGHIAEAIQYRSLDRDGWLG is encoded by the coding sequence ATGTTAATCAAAGTTTACGGAAGTGCCGTTTTTGGAGTAGAAGCCACCACGATTACTGTTGAAGTTAATATTGATAAAGGCGTAGGCTACCACTTGGTAGGTTTACCGGATAATGCCATAAAAGAAAGCAGTTACCGCATTGCTGCTGCTTTGAAAAATAATGGGTATAATCTTCCGGTTAAAAAAATAACCATTAATATGGCTCCCGCCGATTTACGGAAGGAAGGTTCTGCCTATGATTTGACCCTTGCCATAGGGATTCTTGCCGCATCAGGACAAATCAAATCAGATGAGGTAGACAAATATCTCATTATGGGAGAACTTTCGCTTGACGGAAGTTTACAGCCTATAAAAGGAGGACTTCCCATTGCCATTAAAGCCAAAGAAGAAGGTTTTAAAGGTTTTTTTCTGCCCAAACAAAACGTAAAAGAAGCGGCTATTGTTGCCGGTCTTGACGTTTATGGTGTGGAAAATGTATTGGAAGTCATTGATTTTTTTGAAGGAAAAGGAACACTTGAGCCTACGGTTATTAATACACGGGATGAATTTTATAAAACCTTAGATTTCCCAGAATTTGATTTTTCCGAAGTACGCGGACAAGAATCCATTAAACGCTGTATGGAAATTGCGGCTGCCGGTGGACATAATATTATTTTAATAGGTCCTCCTGGTTCCGGAAAGACGATGATTGCCAAACGATTGCCGAGTATTTTGCCTCCAATGACTTTGAAAGAAGCTTTGGAAACTACAAAAATTCACAGTGTCGCCGGAAAAGTAAAAGATGTGGGATTAATGAATCAGCGTCCGTTTCGGAGCCCTCATCATACGGCTTCGAGTGTAGCACTTGTGGGCGGGGGTAGTTATCCGCAACCCGGCGAAATTTCGTTGGCACACAATGGGGTTTTGTTCTTGGATGAATTGCCCGAATTTAAACGTGAAGTGCTGGAGGTAATGCGACAACCATTGGAAGATAGGGAAGTAACCATTTCGAGGGCGAAATTTACAATAACGTATCCCTCGTCATTTATGTTGGTGGCAAGTATGAACCCGAGTCCGAGCGGATTTTTCAATGACCCAGATTCTCCCAATACTTCATCGCCTCATGAAATGACCCGCTATTTGAGTAAAATTTCCGGTCCCTTATTGGATAGAATTGATATTCATATAGAAGTGACACCTGTTCCTTTTGATAAATTAACCGAAAAAAGAAACGGGGAAAGTAGCGTAGAAATAAGAAAACGCGTTACTGCTGCACGTGAGATTCAGTCTAAGAGATTCGAAGAAATGGATTATATACATTACAATGCCCAAATGGGTTCGAAACAAATACGCGAGCATTGCGCACTTGATGATGCTTCACTACAATTATTGAAAACTGCCATGGAAAGATTGAATCTTTCGGCCCGTGCTTTTGACAGAATCCTGAAAGTCTCCAGAACCATAGCCGATTTGGAAGGAGCAGAAGTGGTTGGCTCAGGACATATTGCCGAAGCTATTCAATATAGAAGTTTGGATCGTGATGGGTGGTTGGGGTAA
- a CDS encoding CPBP family intramembrane glutamic endopeptidase — MNEEIKLALIRVVPFVMILGGLFVATKRGKIDRAADLGLQKPSSMTHFFFWTFGFLSFILLIEFFLNKSGILEIDKWNHPFFSSIIRIVGAVILAPISEELIFRGLLLSKLSKKVNMHLAILIQACFFVLLHNFAYQNTLTSNIGIVQALTDASLFGYARHYTKSIYTPITMHVTGNIIATLERFIF; from the coding sequence ATGAATGAAGAAATAAAATTAGCGTTAATTAGAGTAGTTCCTTTTGTGATGATTTTGGGCGGTTTGTTTGTTGCCACCAAAAGAGGAAAAATTGACCGAGCAGCAGATTTAGGTTTACAAAAACCAAGTTCAATGACTCATTTTTTCTTTTGGACTTTTGGATTTCTGAGCTTTATTCTACTGATAGAATTTTTTCTTAATAAATCGGGAATTTTAGAAATAGATAAATGGAATCATCCATTCTTTTCTTCGATAATAAGAATTGTTGGTGCTGTAATTCTGGCGCCAATATCAGAGGAACTTATTTTCAGAGGTTTGCTTTTGAGTAAACTTTCCAAAAAAGTTAATATGCATCTTGCTATTTTAATACAGGCCTGTTTCTTTGTTTTACTTCATAATTTCGCCTATCAAAATACATTGACATCCAACATTGGCATTGTTCAGGCTCTAACCGATGCTTCATTATTTGGCTATGCCAGACATTACACAAAATCAATTTACACACCAATTACTATGCACGTTACAGGAAACATAATTGCGACATTGGAACGGTTTATTTTTTAA
- a CDS encoding Gfo/Idh/MocA family protein produces the protein MGNNIKIKWGIVGLGKIANHFARELQLVESAELCGVASRNLDKAQEFANNFQCSKAYGSYDELFKDENVDILYIATPHDSHAELTIKALQNNKHVLCEKPIALHYQDALQMITTAKKHNKFFMEAFWTRFNPSVREALHHVQNGVIGDVKYLNADFAFAAENLEGNRMTDIKLGGGSLMDVGVYPLFLAYLMLGIPKEIVAKSNFHSTGADLQTSIILQYETAQAILHSSFLSTSNLKASISGTHGRINLNSPWYMTESYTLIQDGHKEKFKRPTLGKGYTYEIEECHFCIRTNKIESEFWSHQNSLELITIVDEVRKQIGLMYS, from the coding sequence ATGGGAAATAATATAAAAATAAAATGGGGAATCGTAGGTTTGGGAAAGATTGCCAATCATTTTGCCAGGGAATTACAATTGGTGGAATCGGCTGAACTTTGTGGAGTAGCTTCTAGGAATCTTGACAAAGCCCAAGAATTTGCCAATAATTTCCAATGTTCAAAAGCTTACGGTTCGTATGATGAACTTTTTAAAGACGAAAATGTCGATATTCTTTATATTGCCACACCACACGATTCCCACGCTGAGCTAACCATCAAGGCGTTGCAAAACAACAAGCATGTGCTGTGCGAAAAGCCAATAGCTTTGCATTATCAAGATGCTTTGCAAATGATAACAACGGCCAAAAAGCATAACAAATTTTTCATGGAGGCGTTCTGGACTCGTTTCAATCCTTCGGTTCGGGAAGCGCTGCATCACGTTCAAAACGGAGTAATTGGTGATGTGAAATACCTTAATGCTGATTTTGCCTTTGCTGCCGAAAATCTGGAAGGCAACCGAATGACCGATATAAAACTCGGAGGTGGTTCATTGATGGATGTTGGTGTTTATCCATTGTTTTTGGCTTATTTGATGTTGGGAATTCCTAAGGAGATTGTAGCTAAATCCAATTTTCATTCCACTGGTGCCGACTTGCAAACGTCCATCATTTTGCAATATGAAACAGCGCAAGCAATATTACATTCCAGTTTTTTATCAACTTCTAATTTAAAAGCTTCGATAAGTGGTACACATGGCCGAATTAATCTTAACTCACCTTGGTATATGACGGAATCCTATACTTTGATTCAAGACGGACATAAAGAAAAATTCAAAAGACCAACACTTGGCAAAGGCTATACCTACGAAATAGAGGAATGTCATTTCTGCATTAGGACAAATAAAATAGAAAGTGAATTTTGGTCGCATCAAAATAGTTTAGAACTCATTACAATTGTAGATGAAGTGAGGAAACAAATAGGGTTGATGTATTCTTGA